One region of Hydrogenobaculum sp. Y04AAS1 genomic DNA includes:
- the aroD gene encoding type I 3-dehydroquinate dehydratase translates to MKIAIPITDENFDEVLLKARNADILEFRVDSFTNKDISFVSGLLKKAKENGFETILTIRSEKEGGAYVENRVEMFEKLMPLSDYTDIELSSTDIIAYISRLSKEYNKKLIVSYHNFEMTPANFVIKETIREALRYGDIPKIALKANSYEDVARLMCSAIDIKTPKILISMGEFGKISRIAGFIFGSFISYAYLEKPNAPGQLSLEEMLKLKEMFYLR, encoded by the coding sequence ATGAAAATAGCTATACCAATAACCGATGAAAATTTTGATGAGGTTTTATTAAAAGCCAGAAATGCGGATATCTTAGAATTTAGAGTAGATTCTTTTACAAACAAAGATATAAGCTTTGTATCTGGGCTTTTAAAAAAAGCAAAAGAAAATGGTTTTGAAACGATACTTACTATAAGAAGTGAAAAAGAAGGTGGGGCTTATGTAGAAAACAGAGTAGAAATGTTTGAAAAACTTATGCCTTTATCTGATTATACAGATATAGAGCTTTCTTCCACAGATATAATAGCCTATATATCAAGACTCTCTAAAGAGTACAACAAAAAGCTTATCGTCTCTTATCACAACTTTGAAATGACACCGGCAAACTTTGTTATAAAAGAAACCATAAGAGAAGCCTTAAGATATGGAGATATTCCAAAAATCGCCCTAAAAGCAAACTCCTATGAAGATGTGGCAAGGCTTATGTGTAGTGCTATCGATATAAAAACACCAAAAATACTCATATCTATGGGAGAGTTTGGCAAAATCTCAAGAATAGCTGGATTTATCTTCGGTTCTTTCATAAGCTACGCATACTTGGAAAAACCAAACGCCCCTGGACAGCTTTCTTTAGAAGAGATGCTTAAGCTAAAAGAAATGTTTTATTTAAGATAA
- the aroC gene encoding chorismate synthase has protein sequence MGLRFLSAGESHGQALISILEGLPSNLEVDIDFINNELRRRQGGYGRGGRMAIEQDKANILSGVRFGKTTGAPIAIEIKNKDWENWQNKMAPFGQKPEDFKDFTRPRPGHADLVGGIKYNQKDLRNVLERASARETASRVAIGAFCKLLLKALNIEVYSYVLSVGKISATPPSDDPFINAKEAEKSVLRFVDPAKDQEAIEYIDKAKEQGESLGGIFEVVAVNVPPGLGSYIQWDKRIDGDIAKAMMSIQAIKGVEIGLGFKGATLFGSEVMDEIGYENGYMRYSNNLGGTEGGMTNGMPIVVRAAMKPIPTLMNPLRSVDIISKEPIKASKERSDVTAIAAASVVGEAMLSFVIAHHILEKFGADSMEELIINYNQYLEYVRSF, from the coding sequence ATGGGTTTAAGATTTTTAAGCGCTGGTGAGTCTCATGGACAAGCTCTTATATCTATATTAGAAGGGTTGCCATCAAACCTTGAAGTGGATATAGATTTTATAAACAACGAACTAAGAAGAAGACAAGGCGGATACGGAAGGGGCGGGCGTATGGCTATAGAGCAAGATAAAGCCAATATCTTATCTGGGGTTAGGTTTGGAAAAACCACCGGTGCTCCTATAGCCATAGAGATAAAAAACAAAGACTGGGAAAACTGGCAAAACAAAATGGCTCCTTTTGGTCAAAAACCAGAAGATTTTAAAGATTTTACAAGGCCAAGACCTGGACATGCTGATTTGGTAGGTGGTATAAAATACAATCAAAAAGACTTAAGAAACGTCTTAGAAAGGGCTTCTGCCAGAGAAACCGCTTCAAGAGTAGCAATAGGTGCTTTTTGTAAGCTTTTATTAAAAGCTTTAAACATAGAAGTTTATAGCTATGTCTTAAGCGTTGGGAAAATATCTGCAACGCCACCATCTGACGATCCTTTTATCAATGCCAAAGAAGCTGAAAAATCTGTCTTAAGGTTTGTAGACCCAGCCAAAGACCAAGAAGCAATAGAGTATATTGACAAAGCTAAAGAACAAGGGGAAAGTCTTGGGGGAATATTTGAGGTAGTAGCTGTAAATGTACCGCCTGGGCTTGGGTCTTACATACAATGGGACAAAAGAATAGATGGGGATATAGCAAAAGCTATGATGAGCATTCAAGCTATAAAGGGAGTGGAGATAGGGCTTGGTTTTAAGGGGGCTACGCTTTTTGGATCAGAAGTGATGGATGAGATAGGATACGAAAACGGTTATATGAGATATTCAAACAATCTCGGTGGCACCGAAGGTGGTATGACAAATGGAATGCCTATAGTAGTAAGGGCTGCCATGAAACCCATACCTACTCTTATGAACCCTTTAAGAAGCGTAGATATCATCTCAAAAGAACCGATAAAAGCCAGCAAAGAAAGAAGCGATGTAACAGCCATAGCAGCTGCTTCAGTGGTAGGAGAAGCCATGCTTAGTTTTGTAATAGCTCATCATATATTAGAAAAATTTGGCGCAGATTCCATGGAAGAGCTTATAATAAATTACAACCAATACCTTGAATACGTGAGGTCATTTTAA
- a CDS encoding NifB/NifX family molybdenum-iron cluster-binding protein: MKMLKTVERFTLPEGFESYENHVAIPIKAPKENSPIKISPLFGEVKFFAFYDKNSKTIKTLRNPVERGGMVIRFLLSLGVRELIALHMGQGAYNLAITNGMKVYFAEDDKISFDELLKKYESNELTLITPDKFELLTR, encoded by the coding sequence ATGAAAATGCTTAAAACAGTAGAGAGATTTACATTGCCAGAAGGCTTTGAATCTTATGAAAACCATGTGGCTATACCAATAAAAGCCCCAAAGGAAAATAGCCCCATCAAAATATCACCACTTTTTGGAGAAGTGAAGTTTTTTGCTTTTTACGATAAAAACTCAAAAACCATTAAAACCCTAAGAAACCCGGTAGAAAGGGGCGGTATGGTGATAAGGTTTTTACTATCTCTTGGTGTAAGAGAACTTATAGCCCTACACATGGGACAAGGAGCTTACAACCTCGCTATAACAAATGGTATGAAGGTGTATTTTGCCGAAGATGATAAGATAAGTTTTGATGAGCTTTTAAAAAAATACGAATCTAACGAACTTACCCTCATAACCCCCGATAAATTTGAGCTTCTTACAAGGTAG
- the rpmF gene encoding 50S ribosomal protein L32: MAVPKRRTSRWRRNQRRAQAFFAKLKSFNMVKCPNCGEFAMPHRACPYCGYYRDKQVLEV; this comes from the coding sequence ATGGCGGTACCAAAGCGTAGGACTTCTCGTTGGAGAAGAAACCAAAGAAGGGCGCAAGCTTTTTTTGCGAAGCTAAAATCTTTTAATATGGTAAAATGTCCAAATTGTGGAGAATTTGCAATGCCACACAGGGCTTGTCCTTACTGCGGTTATTACAGAGATAAACAAGTATTAGAAGTGTAA
- the rfaD gene encoding ADP-glyceromanno-heptose 6-epimerase, translating into MRKFLITGGSGFIGSRIALRLQELYPKAYILVVDNFSSGYFKTLYGFKGDVIEGAIEDKDLWEYLKKEYASFEAVFHNGAITDTTILDQKFMMDVNTNSMKYIIDACIKWDAKLIYASSAGVYGNTEAPMREDRGLIPENVYGFSKLMADNLVKNKMEEYPSFRAVGFRYFNVYGMGEQYKGKTASMIYQLAMQMKSGKNPRLFKYGEQKRDFVYIEDVLQANIKALERYDASGIFNVGYGKARSFNDIVEILNHLMGANYEIEYFDCPYEFYQNYTEADISAIKEKLGYEPKYDLESGIEHYLKSLKLI; encoded by the coding sequence ATGAGAAAATTTCTAATAACAGGTGGAAGCGGTTTTATAGGCTCAAGGATAGCCTTAAGGCTTCAAGAGCTTTACCCAAAAGCTTATATCCTTGTGGTGGATAACTTTTCTTCAGGATACTTTAAAACTCTTTATGGATTTAAAGGCGATGTGATAGAAGGGGCTATAGAAGATAAAGACCTATGGGAATATCTTAAAAAAGAATACGCCTCTTTTGAAGCGGTCTTTCACAACGGAGCTATTACAGATACCACAATCCTTGATCAGAAGTTTATGATGGATGTAAACACCAATAGCATGAAATATATAATAGATGCTTGTATAAAATGGGATGCAAAGCTTATATACGCTTCTTCTGCTGGAGTGTATGGCAACACAGAAGCACCTATGAGAGAAGATAGGGGTCTTATACCGGAAAACGTATACGGCTTTTCAAAGCTAATGGCTGATAACCTCGTTAAAAATAAGATGGAAGAATATCCTTCTTTTAGGGCAGTGGGTTTTAGATACTTCAACGTATACGGCATGGGAGAGCAATACAAAGGCAAAACCGCCAGTATGATTTATCAACTTGCCATGCAGATGAAATCTGGCAAAAACCCAAGACTTTTTAAATATGGTGAGCAAAAAAGAGATTTTGTTTATATAGAAGATGTATTGCAAGCAAATATAAAGGCTTTGGAAAGATACGATGCTAGTGGTATATTTAACGTAGGCTATGGCAAGGCAAGAAGCTTCAACGATATAGTAGAGATTTTAAACCATCTCATGGGTGCAAACTACGAAATAGAGTATTTTGACTGTCCATACGAATTTTATCAAAACTACACAGAAGCCGATATAAGTGCTATCAAAGAAAAGCTTGGCTACGAGCCCAAATATGATTTGGAATCTGGTATAGAGCATTATCTTAAAAGCTTGAAGCTGATATGA
- the cysM gene encoding cysteine synthase B, producing the protein MSLKGIFWVLGEHDEPYLKPRESSLELVGNTPLVRIKKVLEAFDINPNVKIYAKLESTNPGGSVKDRAALSMFLNAIKKGIIQKDKAVIDATSGNTGIALAMVGASLGIKVELAMPSNVSEERKKILEAYGAITHYTDPLEGTDGAILYVRDIVKKYPDRYVYLDQYNNQANWQAHFYSTGIEIYNQTKGQITHFVAGIGTGGTIMGTGRRLKVYNPNIEVIGIQPAYPFHGIEGLKHIESSIKPGIFDETFLDRTIFVDTEEAYELTRRLAKEEGLFVGQSSGAALAGAIKLAKELESGLIVTVFPDGGDRYLSTRVWGK; encoded by the coding sequence ATGAGTTTAAAGGGTATTTTTTGGGTATTAGGAGAACACGACGAGCCTTATTTAAAACCAAGGGAAAGCTCTTTGGAGCTTGTGGGCAACACACCTTTGGTAAGAATAAAAAAAGTTTTAGAGGCTTTTGATATAAACCCAAATGTGAAAATATATGCAAAGCTTGAATCTACGAATCCAGGGGGCTCTGTAAAAGATAGGGCTGCTCTTTCTATGTTTTTAAACGCCATAAAAAAAGGTATTATACAAAAAGATAAGGCTGTGATAGACGCCACCTCTGGTAATACGGGTATAGCGCTTGCTATGGTAGGAGCTTCACTTGGTATAAAAGTAGAGCTTGCTATGCCATCAAACGTAAGCGAAGAGCGTAAGAAGATACTGGAGGCTTATGGGGCTATAACCCACTATACTGATCCTTTGGAGGGCACAGACGGGGCTATCTTATACGTTAGAGATATTGTAAAAAAATATCCAGATAGATATGTGTATCTAGACCAATACAACAACCAAGCCAACTGGCAAGCTCATTTTTACTCTACTGGTATAGAGATATACAATCAAACTAAAGGTCAGATTACTCATTTTGTAGCAGGGATTGGTACCGGTGGGACTATAATGGGTACTGGTAGAAGGTTAAAGGTTTACAATCCCAACATAGAGGTTATAGGCATCCAACCAGCCTATCCATTTCATGGCATAGAAGGCCTAAAGCATATAGAGTCTTCTATAAAACCAGGTATTTTTGATGAAACGTTTTTAGATAGAACAATCTTTGTAGATACGGAAGAAGCTTACGAACTTACAAGAAGACTTGCCAAGGAAGAAGGGCTTTTCGTAGGACAATCTTCTGGAGCTGCCTTGGCTGGTGCTATAAAACTTGCCAAAGAGCTTGAAAGTGGGCTCATTGTGACGGTGTTTCCAGATGGCGGGGATAGATATCTATCCACTAGAGTGTGGGGTAAGTGA
- a CDS encoding beta-ketoacyl-ACP synthase III has protein sequence MGVSIKSIGIYVPSHVVTNKDLEKNIDTSDEWITTRTGIKRRHVAKDESIYDMAVKAGKMALEKAGLEEVDLIIVATLSPEMLFPAVACVVQQHIKSRFAFDISAACSGFLYGLDIAKSYIESSNVNSILLIGVEKLSSIVDWTDRSTCVLFGDGAGAAVITKGEGDILSSVMFSDGKYKDLLYAEKCDFLKMNGKEVFKYAVRNMEAACRMAIEKANVSIDEISLVIPHQANIRIINSLAQKLGVPSSKVYVNIQEYANTSAASIPIAMYEAFEKGILKRKDKILLTAMGGGLTWGASVLEF, from the coding sequence ATGGGCGTATCTATAAAGTCTATAGGCATTTACGTGCCTTCTCATGTTGTTACCAACAAGGATTTGGAAAAAAACATTGATACTTCCGATGAGTGGATTACTACGAGAACTGGTATAAAAAGAAGACACGTAGCAAAAGATGAGTCTATATACGATATGGCTGTGAAAGCTGGTAAGATGGCTCTTGAAAAAGCCGGTTTAGAAGAAGTAGATCTTATAATAGTAGCCACTTTAAGCCCAGAGATGCTTTTTCCAGCTGTAGCTTGTGTAGTTCAACAGCATATAAAATCAAGATTTGCTTTTGATATATCGGCTGCTTGTAGTGGGTTTTTGTATGGGCTTGATATAGCAAAATCTTACATAGAAAGCTCAAATGTAAATTCAATACTTCTTATAGGAGTAGAAAAACTTTCTTCTATAGTGGATTGGACCGATAGGAGCACCTGTGTGCTTTTTGGAGATGGGGCCGGTGCTGCTGTAATTACAAAAGGAGAAGGGGATATATTATCAAGTGTTATGTTTTCCGATGGTAAGTACAAGGATCTTCTTTATGCTGAGAAATGCGATTTTCTAAAGATGAACGGAAAAGAAGTGTTTAAATACGCTGTAAGAAACATGGAAGCTGCTTGTAGAATGGCTATTGAAAAGGCAAACGTTAGCATAGATGAAATATCTCTTGTGATACCTCATCAGGCAAACATACGTATAATAAACTCGTTGGCGCAAAAACTTGGTGTTCCAAGTTCAAAAGTTTATGTAAACATACAAGAGTATGCAAACACTAGTGCTGCTTCTATACCTATAGCTATGTATGAGGCTTTTGAAAAAGGTATATTAAAAAGAAAAGATAAAATTCTATTAACGGCTATGGGCGGAGGACTTACATGGGGAGCTAGCGTTTTGGAGTTTTAA
- a CDS encoding gamma carbonic anhydrase family protein, with product MLKAYKDFYPKIGSGVYIADNAFVIGDVELGDDVSVWFGTVVRGDVNYIKIGNRTNIQDNSVIHVTHDTHPTIIGHDVTIGHGAIIHGCTIKNFVLVGMGATIMDGATIEDFVLVGARALITPNKHIPSGVLVAGSPAKIVRDLKPEEIELIKESASNYVRYKNNYLAM from the coding sequence ATGTTAAAAGCTTACAAAGACTTTTATCCAAAAATAGGTAGCGGCGTATATATAGCAGATAACGCTTTTGTAATAGGAGATGTAGAACTTGGAGATGATGTTAGTGTATGGTTTGGCACCGTTGTAAGAGGAGATGTAAATTATATCAAAATTGGCAACAGAACAAACATTCAAGATAATTCCGTAATCCATGTAACCCACGACACGCATCCAACCATCATAGGACACGATGTCACTATAGGACACGGGGCTATAATACACGGATGCACTATAAAAAATTTTGTACTGGTGGGAATGGGAGCTACCATCATGGACGGAGCTACAATAGAAGATTTTGTATTGGTAGGGGCAAGAGCCCTCATAACACCAAACAAACATATACCAAGCGGTGTTTTGGTAGCAGGAAGCCCAGCTAAAATAGTAAGAGACTTAAAACCAGAAGAGATAGAGCTTATAAAAGAATCTGCTTCAAACTATGTAAGATATAAAAATAATTATTTAGCGATGTAA
- the ilvD gene encoding dihydroxy-acid dehydratase, with protein sequence MRSDIIQKGYDKAPHRSLLRACGFKDEDFGKPIIGVANSYIDIVPGHVHLREFVEPIKEEIRKAGAIPVEFNTIGVDDGIAMGHYGMHYSLPSRELIADAIETVVEAHQLDGLICIPNCDKIVPGMLMGALRVNVPTVFISGGPMAAGKIGDKKVDLISVFEGVGKLNKGEITEKDLLVIEQNACPSCGSCSGLFTANSMNCLTEVLGLGLPGNGTTLAIDPRREMLARQAARQVVELVKIDLKPRDIVTKASFDNAFRVDIAMGGSSNTVLHLLAIAREAGIEYKMEDIDKISRETPTLCKISPSSDYHMDDLDRAGGISAIMKELLRNGLFDGKQRTVTTKTIEEIVKDVEIMDENVIRRIDNAYSKDGGLAILFGNLAPKGSVVKTAGVAKEMLQFKGKAICFDSEEEAIEGIRGGKVKPGHVVVIRYEGPKGGPGMREMLSPTSTIMGMGLGSSVALITDGRFSGGTRGACIGHISPEAAAGGPIGIVQDGDEILIDIPNRKLELLISQEEFDARLKAFKPKEKLIKSSWLKRYRKFVKDASEGAILSAD encoded by the coding sequence ATGAGAAGCGATATAATACAAAAAGGCTATGACAAAGCCCCGCATAGATCTTTATTGAGGGCTTGTGGTTTTAAAGATGAGGATTTTGGAAAACCCATCATAGGTGTTGCTAATTCTTATATAGATATTGTGCCTGGGCATGTGCATCTTAGAGAATTTGTAGAACCTATAAAAGAAGAGATTAGAAAAGCCGGTGCTATACCAGTAGAGTTTAACACCATAGGTGTAGATGACGGTATAGCTATGGGACATTACGGTATGCACTACTCTTTACCTAGTAGAGAACTTATAGCAGATGCTATAGAAACCGTTGTAGAAGCTCATCAGCTTGATGGTCTTATCTGCATACCAAACTGCGATAAAATAGTCCCCGGTATGCTAATGGGTGCTCTTAGAGTAAACGTGCCTACGGTGTTTATAAGCGGCGGTCCCATGGCTGCTGGTAAAATAGGAGATAAAAAAGTAGATCTTATATCTGTTTTTGAAGGGGTTGGCAAGCTAAACAAAGGTGAGATAACAGAAAAAGATCTTCTTGTTATAGAGCAAAACGCTTGTCCTTCTTGCGGTTCTTGTTCTGGGCTTTTTACGGCAAACTCTATGAACTGCCTTACTGAAGTGCTTGGTCTTGGACTTCCAGGAAACGGTACCACCTTAGCCATAGACCCAAGAAGAGAAATGCTTGCAAGGCAAGCTGCTAGACAAGTAGTAGAACTTGTAAAGATAGATTTAAAACCAAGGGATATAGTTACAAAAGCATCTTTTGACAATGCTTTTAGAGTTGATATAGCTATGGGTGGATCTTCCAACACAGTGCTTCATCTTTTGGCTATTGCAAGAGAGGCTGGTATAGAGTACAAAATGGAAGATATAGATAAAATTTCAAGAGAAACACCTACGCTTTGCAAAATATCCCCTTCTTCAGATTATCATATGGATGACCTTGATAGAGCTGGTGGAATAAGTGCTATCATGAAAGAACTTCTTAGAAATGGTTTATTTGACGGTAAACAAAGAACGGTGACTACAAAAACCATAGAAGAGATCGTAAAAGATGTAGAAATAATGGATGAAAACGTCATAAGACGTATAGACAACGCTTATTCAAAAGACGGTGGTCTTGCCATACTATTTGGTAATTTGGCACCCAAAGGAAGCGTGGTAAAAACTGCTGGTGTTGCCAAAGAGATGCTGCAGTTCAAAGGGAAAGCCATATGTTTTGATTCCGAAGAAGAAGCCATAGAAGGTATAAGGGGTGGAAAGGTAAAACCCGGCCATGTAGTGGTCATAAGATACGAAGGTCCAAAAGGTGGTCCTGGTATGAGGGAGATGCTAAGCCCCACTTCCACCATAATGGGTATGGGTCTTGGAAGTTCTGTGGCCCTTATTACAGATGGAAGGTTTTCAGGTGGTACTAGAGGTGCTTGTATAGGGCATATATCTCCAGAAGCAGCAGCTGGTGGCCCTATTGGTATAGTTCAAGACGGTGATGAAATACTTATAGACATACCAAATAGAAAGCTTGAGCTTTTGATATCTCAAGAAGAGTTTGATGCTCGTTTAAAAGCTTTTAAACCAAAGGAAAAACTTATTAAAAGCTCATGGCTCAAGCGTTATAGGAAATTTGTAAAAGATGCTTCAGAGGGTGCTATTTTATCTGCGGATTGA
- the tgt gene encoding tRNA guanosine(34) transglycosylase Tgt, with protein sequence MFKIEKTNGLARAGILSTLHGDILTPVFMPVGTKGTVKAMTHRLLEELGTQIILGNTYHLYLRPGPELIEKFGGLHKFINWNKPILTDSGGFQVFSLSKKNSSNVKITDDGVYFKDHLQGDKHLFSPEKVIEIQEIFGSDIMMPIDECISLPASYEYTKEALYRTIRWLERSKKAKKRKDQMLFGIVQGGEYKDLRKLSARLTVEFDMDGYSIGGLSVGESKDIMYSMTYYVVEELPFDKPHYLMGVGKPEDILEAISLGIDMFDCVIPTRNARTGLLYTSKGELVLRHERYKEDPRPVDEECECYTCKNFSRAYLRHLFMMEEISSYILNTIHNLHFFLNLTKKAREAIIQGRFLDFKSQMLEKFNMKNHSINLN encoded by the coding sequence ATGTTTAAGATAGAAAAAACCAATGGTTTAGCAAGGGCTGGTATATTATCAACTTTACATGGTGATATATTAACACCTGTTTTTATGCCGGTGGGTACAAAGGGTACTGTAAAAGCCATGACTCACCGTTTGTTAGAAGAGCTTGGTACTCAAATCATCCTTGGAAATACCTATCATCTTTACTTAAGGCCAGGACCTGAGCTTATAGAAAAGTTTGGTGGTCTTCATAAATTTATCAACTGGAATAAGCCTATTCTTACAGATAGCGGTGGTTTTCAAGTATTTTCTTTGTCTAAGAAAAATAGCTCAAACGTCAAGATAACAGATGATGGAGTTTATTTTAAAGACCACCTTCAAGGGGATAAACATCTTTTTAGCCCTGAGAAAGTGATAGAAATTCAAGAGATATTTGGCTCAGATATCATGATGCCAATAGATGAGTGTATCTCTTTACCGGCTTCTTACGAATATACCAAAGAAGCTCTTTATAGGACTATAAGATGGCTAGAGCGTTCCAAAAAAGCCAAAAAACGAAAAGACCAAATGCTTTTTGGCATTGTTCAAGGCGGTGAATATAAAGATTTAAGAAAGCTTTCTGCAAGACTTACTGTAGAATTTGATATGGATGGTTATTCTATCGGTGGCTTGTCTGTGGGGGAGTCAAAAGATATCATGTATTCTATGACCTATTACGTTGTAGAAGAACTGCCGTTTGATAAACCCCATTATCTTATGGGCGTTGGAAAACCAGAGGATATATTGGAAGCCATTTCTCTTGGAATAGATATGTTTGATTGTGTGATTCCTACAAGAAACGCCCGTACTGGGCTTTTATACACATCAAAAGGTGAACTTGTTTTAAGACATGAGCGTTATAAAGAAGATCCAAGACCTGTGGATGAAGAATGTGAATGTTATACCTGTAAAAACTTTTCAAGGGCTTATTTGAGACATCTTTTTATGATGGAGGAAATATCTTCTTATATTTTAAATACTATTCACAATCTTCACTTTTTCTTAAATCTTACCAAAAAAGCCAGAGAAGCTATAATCCAAGGTAGGTTTTTGGATTTTAAAAGCCAAATGTTAGAAAAGTTTAATATGAAAAATCATAGCATAAACTTAAACTAA
- the plsX gene encoding phosphate acyltransferase PlsX yields the protein MESFRIALDCMGGDYAPDEIVKGGILALDELNCEVLFVGKEELIRQVLKKYKLREDIKIINSEDSIEINSSPSSVLKRKNSSLYIAGKLLKENQADALVSAGNTGAVLVIGKFVVGAAEFLERPAIAVALPNKLGKKTVLVDVGANVDSRPRHLLDFAIIGHTYAEEILGVKNPTIGILSIGEEEGKGNELVKETFPLLKETKLNFKGNAEGRDIYNGTFDVIVCDGFVGNIVLKASESLGMALIDMIKEEVMKRKISKLGAFLMKPAINAFKRKVDFEEYGGTPLLGAKKPVIITHGRANAKAIKNAIKIARAFLSHHFNERMKENFVKYIEPVLKEQ from the coding sequence ATGGAAAGCTTTCGTATAGCGCTTGACTGTATGGGGGGTGATTATGCCCCCGATGAGATAGTAAAAGGTGGTATACTAGCTTTAGATGAACTAAACTGTGAAGTTTTATTTGTAGGGAAAGAAGAGCTTATAAGACAGGTATTGAAAAAGTATAAATTAAGAGAAGATATAAAAATTATAAATTCTGAAGATTCAATTGAGATTAACTCATCTCCTTCTTCTGTGTTGAAAAGGAAAAACTCGTCTTTATATATAGCTGGTAAGCTTTTAAAAGAAAATCAAGCCGATGCTCTTGTATCTGCTGGCAACACCGGTGCTGTGTTGGTGATAGGTAAATTTGTGGTGGGGGCGGCGGAGTTTTTAGAAAGACCAGCTATAGCTGTAGCTCTTCCAAACAAGCTTGGTAAGAAGACTGTGCTTGTTGATGTGGGAGCAAACGTTGATAGTAGACCAAGGCATCTTTTGGATTTTGCCATCATAGGACATACTTACGCAGAGGAGATATTGGGTGTAAAGAATCCAACCATAGGTATTTTAAGTATAGGAGAAGAAGAAGGGAAAGGCAACGAGCTTGTAAAAGAAACGTTTCCGCTTTTAAAAGAAACAAAGTTAAACTTCAAAGGAAACGCTGAAGGTAGAGATATATACAACGGTACTTTTGACGTCATAGTATGCGATGGGTTTGTAGGAAATATAGTTTTAAAAGCATCTGAAAGTCTTGGTATGGCTCTTATAGATATGATAAAAGAAGAGGTTATGAAAAGAAAAATAAGTAAGCTTGGAGCTTTTTTGATGAAGCCAGCTATAAATGCTTTTAAGAGAAAAGTAGATTTTGAAGAATACGGTGGTACACCACTTTTAGGAGCAAAAAAACCTGTTATAATAACACATGGTAGAGCAAACGCGAAAGCCATAAAAAACGCTATAAAGATAGCTAGAGCATTTTTATCTCACCACTTCAACGAAAGAATGAAAGAAAACTTTGTAAAATATATAGAACCAGTCTTAAAGGAGCAATAA
- a CDS encoding DUF177 domain-containing protein, translated as MEILNLVDIFKSQKTYSFEEDIKKDFWKDFLPEDIESVEANVKINISPKGYMRYELSLKLEAKVRAFCSVCLKEFGFDIVLDEVFELLDKSLETYSKSHMLKEEEFYTYYIDQEEFDPSEVVLDALIGAMPIKFLCEESCSLPSKVEQGNKSFAILKELLTKEEKNGGTKA; from the coding sequence ATGGAGATTTTAAACCTTGTAGATATTTTTAAAAGCCAAAAAACTTACTCCTTTGAAGAGGATATAAAAAAGGATTTTTGGAAAGATTTTTTACCTGAGGATATAGAAAGTGTTGAGGCCAATGTGAAGATCAATATATCACCAAAAGGTTATATGAGATATGAGCTATCTTTGAAGTTAGAGGCTAAGGTAAGGGCTTTTTGTTCTGTTTGCCTTAAGGAGTTTGGATTTGATATAGTTTTGGACGAGGTTTTTGAGCTTTTAGATAAAAGTTTAGAAACATATTCAAAATCACACATGTTAAAAGAAGAAGAATTCTACACTTACTACATAGACCAGGAGGAGTTTGATCCTTCTGAGGTTGTTTTGGATGCTCTTATAGGTGCTATGCCTATAAAATTTTTATGTGAAGAGTCTTGTAGTTTGCCATCAAAAGTTGAGCAAGGAAACAAAAGTTTTGCTATACTTAAAGAGTTACTAACTAAGGAGGAAAAAAATGGCGGTACCAAAGCGTAG